Proteins encoded within one genomic window of Synechococcus sp. PCC 7335:
- a CDS encoding DNA adenine methylase: MTPPLAASTINSSAPGSHLVAASRPFLKWAGGKSRLIEQYQPFLPVDFQRYHEPFLGGGALFFHLASELHAKGKRAYLSDLNPELINVYRCVRDQVANLIHQLAIHQQQHSESYYYHVRAAIETEPIARAARFIYLNKTCYNGLYRENSKGKFNVPVGRYKSPKICVPNLLRAASAALQIADISEQSFTHIAEQAQDSQDFVYFDPPYHPLSETSKFTAYSRDRFATEQQIALRDTIGQLATKGVQVLASNSDCPFIRELYTGFKIHTITAARSINSKASKRGKITEVLIAR; the protein is encoded by the coding sequence ATGACACCGCCTCTTGCCGCTTCAACTATCAACTCCTCAGCACCAGGATCTCATCTAGTCGCAGCGTCTCGTCCTTTCCTGAAGTGGGCAGGCGGAAAATCTCGCCTAATAGAACAATACCAGCCCTTTTTACCCGTAGATTTTCAGCGCTATCACGAGCCGTTTCTAGGCGGCGGCGCTCTGTTCTTTCATTTAGCTTCCGAGCTGCATGCGAAAGGGAAACGGGCGTACCTTAGCGATCTTAACCCTGAACTGATCAATGTGTACCGGTGCGTGCGCGACCAGGTAGCCAATCTGATTCATCAACTAGCCATTCATCAACAGCAGCACAGCGAGAGCTATTATTACCATGTCCGCGCCGCTATCGAAACTGAGCCGATCGCTCGCGCTGCCCGGTTCATCTATCTGAACAAAACCTGCTACAACGGCCTGTATCGAGAAAATTCAAAAGGAAAGTTCAACGTTCCTGTGGGCCGCTACAAAAGTCCCAAAATTTGCGTACCCAACTTGCTCCGAGCGGCCTCAGCTGCGTTACAAATTGCTGATATTTCAGAGCAGTCATTCACTCATATAGCCGAGCAAGCCCAAGATAGTCAGGATTTTGTTTACTTCGATCCGCCCTATCATCCGCTCAGTGAAACTAGCAAGTTCACTGCCTACAGCCGCGATCGCTTCGCCACCGAACAGCAAATTGCGCTAAGAGACACTATTGGCCAGCTCGCGACTAAAGGAGTACAGGTACTCGCCTCTAACTCCGATTGTCCCTTCATTCGCGAGCTGTACACAGGATTCAAGA
- a CDS encoding DUF751 family protein: MQEFFDNVSRYPRYLISFSLGIFYNAIAPLIPLLKRPTTAIALISAVIASFIGLSFILRAMLGLT, from the coding sequence ATGCAAGAGTTTTTTGACAACGTATCGCGCTATCCTCGCTATCTAATTAGCTTCTCGCTGGGTATATTCTACAACGCGATCGCGCCGCTCATTCCTTTGCTCAAGCGACCCACTACTGCGATCGCTCTAATTAGCGCTGTCATCGCCTCTTTCATTGGCCTTAGTTTCATACTTAGAGCGATGCTGGGTTTGACATAG
- the rbfA gene encoding 30S ribosome-binding factor RbfA, translating to MATSRRVAKVSASIKREVSQMLLNDIKDDRVGAGMVSITDVDVAGDLQHAKIFVSIYGTDEAKAETMAGLKAAEGYVRRQLGQRMKLRRTPEVTFKEDRSFDLATNVLNVLNQISAERKAGDSIDAQELGNTEP from the coding sequence ATGGCAACTAGTAGACGAGTCGCAAAGGTCTCAGCCTCCATTAAGCGTGAAGTCAGCCAAATGCTGCTAAACGACATCAAAGATGACCGCGTTGGTGCTGGTATGGTCAGTATCACCGATGTAGACGTTGCTGGAGACTTGCAGCATGCCAAGATTTTCGTCAGCATCTATGGCACTGACGAAGCTAAAGCAGAGACCATGGCAGGATTAAAAGCGGCTGAGGGCTATGTGCGTCGCCAGCTAGGCCAAAGAATGAAGCTACGCCGCACGCCGGAAGTCACTTTCAAAGAAGATCGATCTTTTGATCTAGCCACCAATGTCTTGAATGTGCTCAACCAAATTAGCGCCGAGCGCAAAGCTGGAGATTCTATCGACGCTCAAGAGCTAGGTAACACTGAACCCTAA
- a CDS encoding glycoside hydrolase family 3 N-terminal domain-containing protein, translated as MLSSRLPSPDTLTLKEQVAQMIVVRTTGHLFDHEVEYPQWEATNAKLQRYLSLGVGGVILLGGSAAEIGIRTQELQSWAKYPLLMAADIEEGVGQRFSGATWFAPPMALGEIAKKDLDLALQLSKRMGAAIAQEAAAIGLNWLLGPVVDVNNNLDNPVINVRAFGEKANVVAKLTGSFIEGTQSRKDSASVLTSAKHFPGHGDTDMDSHLGLPVINHDFERLQALELVPFEQAIASGVDSIMTGHLQLPKVDSTYPSTLSKVMLSGLLRQDMGFGGLIVTDALVMGGITQQYGENEAAVLAVEAGADVVLMPRDVEGAIASICNAVNSGRIPASAILQSVERIWRAKHKIADLMVTDGMSRHAWQHQSVPPVQIEQIATKEARSLAAEILQASQQVNNAPSQSLAQAISPPLIPGQNLVLVDDLLHCRFLDRTAPAIALPASQGYELTLIDSRSANTKNLRTDATTLVQLFIRGNPFRSGRGLSAIAFDLIQALGSNVQAVVLYGSPYVWKDIQALLPNETPCVFTYGQMKMAQVIALQPLLAPNSASNSETTEHIKAAAINSAFTD; from the coding sequence ATGCTCTCTTCTCGTTTGCCTAGCCCAGATACGCTGACTCTTAAAGAACAAGTGGCGCAGATGATAGTTGTACGTACAACAGGCCATCTGTTCGATCATGAGGTGGAATATCCGCAGTGGGAGGCTACGAATGCGAAGCTGCAACGCTATCTCTCGCTAGGCGTTGGCGGCGTTATCTTATTAGGGGGAAGTGCCGCAGAAATAGGCATACGCACGCAAGAACTACAGTCTTGGGCAAAGTATCCGCTACTGATGGCAGCAGATATTGAGGAAGGGGTGGGCCAAAGGTTTAGTGGTGCGACCTGGTTTGCGCCACCGATGGCATTGGGTGAGATTGCCAAGAAGGACCTGGACTTGGCGCTTCAATTATCAAAGCGGATGGGAGCAGCGATCGCACAGGAGGCCGCCGCCATTGGCCTGAACTGGCTGCTAGGTCCAGTGGTGGATGTGAATAACAACCTGGATAACCCAGTTATTAACGTGCGAGCGTTCGGCGAGAAAGCGAATGTCGTCGCGAAGCTAACTGGCTCATTTATCGAAGGAACCCAGTCTAGAAAAGATAGCGCGTCGGTGTTGACCTCAGCGAAGCATTTTCCTGGACACGGTGATACAGATATGGATTCGCACTTGGGTCTGCCTGTTATTAACCACGATTTTGAACGATTGCAGGCACTAGAACTGGTGCCCTTTGAACAGGCGATCGCATCAGGTGTAGATAGCATCATGACCGGCCATCTCCAGCTTCCCAAAGTGGATTCAACCTATCCATCTACCCTATCGAAGGTAATGCTCTCTGGTCTGCTACGGCAGGATATGGGCTTTGGTGGTTTGATTGTGACCGATGCGCTAGTGATGGGCGGAATAACTCAGCAGTATGGTGAGAATGAGGCGGCTGTGCTAGCGGTAGAAGCCGGAGCGGATGTGGTGTTGATGCCTAGAGATGTCGAAGGGGCGATCGCCTCGATTTGTAACGCAGTCAACAGCGGGCGGATTCCGGCTAGTGCGATTCTTCAGTCCGTAGAGCGAATCTGGCGAGCCAAGCATAAGATTGCCGATCTGATGGTGACTGACGGCATGTCTCGCCATGCGTGGCAGCATCAGTCGGTGCCGCCTGTGCAGATAGAACAAATTGCTACTAAAGAGGCGCGATCGCTTGCGGCAGAAATTCTGCAAGCCTCACAGCAAGTAAACAACGCGCCGAGCCAGTCGCTTGCTCAGGCGATCAGTCCACCCCTAATTCCAGGACAAAACTTAGTTCTGGTGGACGACTTGCTGCACTGCCGATTTTTAGATCGAACAGCACCGGCTATTGCGTTGCCAGCCAGCCAGGGTTACGAACTGACGTTGATCGATAGTCGAAGTGCAAATACGAAGAACTTACGCACAGATGCGACGACGTTGGTACAGCTATTTATTAGAGGTAATCCGTTTCGTAGTGGAAGGGGGCTAAGTGCGATCGCCTTCGACCTTATCCAAGCATTAGGCAGCAATGTGCAGGCAGTTGTGCTCTATGGCAGCCCATACGTGTGGAAAGATATTCAGGCTCTGTTGCCAAATGAAACGCCCTGTGTATTTACGTACGGGCAGATGAAGATGGCACAGGTGATCGCGCTGCAGCCGCTTCTGGCTCCAAACAGTGCTTCAAACAGCGAGACAACCGAACATATCAAGGCTGCCGCCATCAATAGCGCTTTCACAGATTGA